TCGTTCATGATCCCGACCCGCCAGTAGTAATAACGGTTTTCAACAAGGGGTTCGGTCACCGTATATGAAGGGGCAGTGAGGGTGTCGTCGTCAACGATAAAGCCGCTTTTGAAATCCCCGTTCCCGCATACCTGGAGGTGGTATTTGAGGATGTTTTTTCCTTCCGGCCAGCGTATGACGAGACTTTCCGGTATGACGCTTTCATTGTCCGGGGGTGAAAATCCGTCCGATCCAATATCGAATTTTTTTTCGTTATAGGTATCTTTATCCATGGGAAAGAAATCGCACGTCGAAATGAGGAATAGTGTAAGAAGCACGGGTAGTATGAAAATAATTCGATCAGGTGTTTTATTCATGGTATTGGTTTTCGTTTAGGATAATATTACCGGCAGTATATCATAAAAAACGCCCGGGTGCAATAAAATTCGAAATCGGTCTTTACGTTATTGACAGAAATAACAAAAAAACATATATTACTATATCAGGATATATTGATATAGATGAAAGCGCTCGAATACTTCAAGGCCCTGGCCGATGAAACGAGGATCAGACTCTTTACGCTGCTCGGCTCCCACGAACTGAATGTGCACGAGATTACGGAAATCCTCCGCATGGGCCAGTCGAGGGTGTCGAGGCATCTCAAAATTCTTTCCGACTGCGGCCTCCTTACGGCACGGCGGGACGGGTTGTGGTCGTTCTATTCCGTGCCGGATACCCCGGATGCCCGCCGGTTTGCCGGACTTGTACGGGAAGCGGTTGCGGGGGAAGCCGTGCTTGCTGAGGACGGCAGGGAAGCGGAAAAGGTGATACGGGCCCGGAAAGATCGGACGAGGGAGTTTTTCGATGCGGTCGCCTCGCACTGGGAGTACATGAAAAAGGAGCTTTTCGGGGATATCGATATCATCGGGCTGCTTTTGGAGACAGTTCCTTCATGCCGGACGATCGCGGATCTGGGGTGCGGGACCGGCGACCTCCTTCACGCGCTGCTCGGCAGGGCGGAACGGGTAATCGGGGTGGACAATTCGTCCCGCATGCTCGATGAAGCCCGGAGGCGTTTCGGGGCGGATCGGGGGCGGGCGGATTTTCGGCTCGGCGAACTCTCTCACCTCCCCCTCCGTGACGGGGAGGCGGAGTGCGCGGTGATCGCGATGGTTCTGCATCACCTGCAGGCGCCGGAGGTCGCGGTGGGGGAAGCCGCCCGCGTCCTTGAGCCCGGAGGCACGCTCGTCGTCATGGATTTCGACAAGCACGAAAACGAAATGCTCAGGGAGCGGTTTTCCGACCGCTGGCTCGGCTTCGGGATGGAGGGGCTTTGCTCTTTTTTGTCCGGAGCGGGTCTCGCAACGGAGGTGACGAAGCGGATTCCGGTCCTGAAAGGACTCGTGGTGAATATCGCGTCGGGAAAGAAGCAGGCCGATTGAAGGGCCACCGGGCTGAATGTATGGGCGAATACATCGGTCTGAAATTTCCGAATGAAAAAACAAGGGGACGATACCGTTTGACAACAACCGGTTTTACGACAATTGTCGCAGGGACGGGAGGCGGTCCCCATTAACGATTATGGAATCGATTCCCGCCCTCAGGCGGGGTTACGTTATTTTACATGAAGGGAGACAATCATGGATAAAGGAGATTTTTTTGAGGTAAAGGACCTGAAGCTGGCCGATCAGGGACGGAAAAATCTGGAGCTGGCCGAACTCAATATGGGCGCGCTTATGGTCGTGAAAGAACGGTTCGAAAAGGAAAAGCCGCTCGCCGGGATACGGATCGGGCTGGCGCTGCACGTGACAAAGGAGACCGGCATTCTGGTCAGGGTGCTGCGCGCGGGGGGAGCGGAAATCGCGATAACAGGGTGCAATCCCCTCTCCACACAGGACGACGTTGCCGCGGCCCTCGCTGAAGAAGGGGTGAAGGTCTGGGCGTACAAAGGCGAAACGAAAGAGGATTACTACCGCTATATCACCTACGTGATCGACAACAAACCGCATATCACGATTGACGACGGGTGCGACCTCGTCTCGGAGATCCACAAAAACCATCCGCACCTGATTCCGGACATTATCTGCGGGTGCGAAGAAACGACCACCGGCATCATACGGCTCAAGGCCATGGAACGCGACAACCGGCTCAAGTACCCGATGATCGCGGTCAATGACAACAACACGAAACACCTGGTGGACAACTATTACGGAACGGGCCAGTCGACGATCGACGGCATTCTCCGCGCGACGAACATTCTCTTTGCCGGAAAAACCGTCGTCGTCTGCGGGTACGGAAGCTGCGGCAAAGGGGTGTCTTTGCGGGCAAGCGCCCTCGGCGCGAATGTCATCGTCTGTGAGGTCGACAAATTCAGGGCCCTTCAGGCGGCATACGACGGATACCGCGTGATGAAAATGGAAGAGGCCGCCGTTATCGGGGACGTCTTCTGCACGGTTACCGGCAACAAGCACGTGATCCGGCTCGAACACATGAAGGAGATGAAGCACGGGGCGATCATGCTCAATTCGGGCCATTTCGATATCGAAATAGACCTTGCCTCGTTACGGGAAGCGGGTGATTCATCCCGAAAGGTGCGGCCGTTCATGGACGAATACGTCCTCGGCGGGAAGAAGCTTTTCGTGCTGGGTGAAGGCCGGCTCGTCAATCTCGCCGCGGCGGAAGGGCACCCGAGCGAGGTGATGTCAACCTCGTTCTGCGGCCAGGCCCTCTCGTGCGAATACGGGGCAAAAAACAGGGGAAAAATGGAGAATAAAGT
The sequence above is drawn from the Spirochaetales bacterium genome and encodes:
- a CDS encoding metalloregulator ArsR/SmtB family transcription factor, translated to MKALEYFKALADETRIRLFTLLGSHELNVHEITEILRMGQSRVSRHLKILSDCGLLTARRDGLWSFYSVPDTPDARRFAGLVREAVAGEAVLAEDGREAEKVIRARKDRTREFFDAVASHWEYMKKELFGDIDIIGLLLETVPSCRTIADLGCGTGDLLHALLGRAERVIGVDNSSRMLDEARRRFGADRGRADFRLGELSHLPLRDGEAECAVIAMVLHHLQAPEVAVGEAARVLEPGGTLVVMDFDKHENEMLRERFSDRWLGFGMEGLCSFLSGAGLATEVTKRIPVLKGLVVNIASGKKQAD
- a CDS encoding adenosylhomocysteinase, producing MDKGDFFEVKDLKLADQGRKNLELAELNMGALMVVKERFEKEKPLAGIRIGLALHVTKETGILVRVLRAGGAEIAITGCNPLSTQDDVAAALAEEGVKVWAYKGETKEDYYRYITYVIDNKPHITIDDGCDLVSEIHKNHPHLIPDIICGCEETTTGIIRLKAMERDNRLKYPMIAVNDNNTKHLVDNYYGTGQSTIDGILRATNILFAGKTVVVCGYGSCGKGVSLRASALGANVIVCEVDKFRALQAAYDGYRVMKMEEAAVIGDVFCTVTGNKHVIRLEHMKEMKHGAIMLNSGHFDIEIDLASLREAGDSSRKVRPFMDEYVLGGKKLFVLGEGRLVNLAAAEGHPSEVMSTSFCGQALSCEYGAKNRGKMENKVIQLPAEIDDEIAGLQLKAMGITIDTLTAEQIAYLDSWEEGT